In Cercospora beticola chromosome 3, complete sequence, the following proteins share a genomic window:
- a CDS encoding uncharacterized protein (SMCOG1002:AMP-dependent synthetase and ligase~antiSMASH:Cluster_7), translating to MAYHGISYEEWNQLVQQNRPLPPTVNLCIHAEIERQARIHPSKVAFTSSEEDLTYDALSRLSDLVAYDLVDRGVIKEDIVPLCFDKSPVMIIFMIAVMKAGAAFLALDPEQPLSHTESVLHEMDAKMIITSETFQYSFPSDYPVLVPPSLPLLVGQLGRASKWSPPVVSPKNAAYCSLTRASTGEPSGVVLEHRSFVSGIFWNAPAQMLNEKSRALQLAEYWHDECITEILTTLCVGGTICAPNEVEIQHDLVEFINLKEVNWAALTPSFISTFQPVDVPTLETLVLDGETVPQSLIETWSEHVVVLGSYTVSECSGTISVGYRVENGSTARNIGRPAGVALWVVNKNNVHVLMPVGEVGEILIEGPTVGRGYINNPQATGAAFVKPPIWLRPILSPSQKGNRLFRTGVSGRRTLTGTFEIISGEDFQKAIEDAGDDSAVQVAHVARLVRYGRIDEEESKEPAADNVH from the coding sequence ATGGCCTACCACGGAATATCCTACGAAGAATGGAATCAGCTCGTACAGCAGAACCGGCCGTTGCCCCCAACAGTAAACCTATGCATCCACGCCGAAATCGAACGTCAAGCAAGAATCCATCCCAGCAAAGTCGCTTTCACAAGttcagaagaagatctcaCCTATGATGCTCTCAGTCGACTTTCCGATCTGGTCGCCTATGATCTCGTAGACCGAGGCGTCATCAAAGAAGACATAGTGCCACTATGCTTCGACAAATCACCTGTCATGATAATCTTTATGATAGCAGTCATGAAAGCCGGCGCCGCCTTCTTAGCTCTCGACCCGGAGCAGCCTCTATCACATACGGAGTCCGTCTTGCATGAGATGGATGCAAAGATGATTATTACGTCTGAAACATTCCAGTATTCTTTCCCTTCCGACTATCCAGTACTTGTCCCGCCAAGCTTGCCACTCCTGGTGGGGCAGCTAGGGAGAGCAAGTAAATGGAGTCCACCCGTTGTGTCTCCGAAGAATGCCGCATATTGCAGCTTGACGCGAGCTAGTACTGGAGAGCCGAGTGGTGTAGTGCTGGAGCACCGTTCGTTCGTTTCTGGTATATTCTGGAACGCCCCGGCGCAGATGCTGAATGAGAAGTCGAGAGCGCTGCAATTGGCGGAATATTGGCATGATGAATGCATTACAGAGATTCTCACGACGCTTTGTGTTGGAGGAACAATCTGCGCGCCGAACGAGGTCGAGATCCAGCATGATCTCGTGGAGTTCATCAACCTAAAGGAAGTCAATTGGGCGGCATTGACGCCGTCCTTCATCAGCACGTTCCAACCCGTTGATGTGCCGACGTTGGAAACATTGGTGCTCGACGGCGAGACAGTACCACAGTCGCTAATAGAAACATGGTCCGAGCACGTAGTGGTTTTAGGCAGCTACACTGTTAGCGAGTGCAGTGGGACCATCTCGGTTGGTTATAGAGTCGAAAATGGCTCGACTGCACGGAATATCGGTAGACCAGCAGGCGTTGCACTGTGGGTTGTCAATAAGAACAATGTTCATGTCTTGATGCCCGTTGGTGAAGTAGGCGAAATCTTGATCGAAGGTCCAACCGTTGGGAGAGGTTACATCAACAACCCACAAGCGACAGGTGCAGCTTTTGTCAAACCTCCTATATGGTTGCGGCCCATTTTATCTCCGAGCCAGAAGGGCAATCGACTGTTTCGAACTGGAGTTTCAGGCCGACGGACTCTCACTGGCACATTCGAAATCATATCTGGAGAGGACTTTCAGAAGGCAATAGAAGACGCCGGGGATGATTCTGCGGTCCAAGTTGCTCATGTTGCAAGACTCGTCAGATATGGACGgattgatgaggaggagagcaAAGAGCCTGCTGCTGATAATGTCCATTGA
- a CDS encoding uncharacterized protein (antiSMASH:Cluster_7), producing MGATIEDLAVETTLQILSYLSPKAIQRARRIAKNFQAVIDTNIAQLGRSARKQNLQKLECDFNQLFTIEYGNKDEFLRLLSRFDLHFHSRRFDFYAAQISYAAAAHFMSHHPNFQPGLPPQSLDNALRGLFVAGLYCYRMRFDDWLEKEPHLVNSTTVQYSPTMSQQILDRFPFLETILGLGVEKLRYWFEMMAKPGNV from the coding sequence ATGGGGGCAACTATCGAGGATCTTGCTGTCGAGACCACATTGCAAATCCTGTCGTACCTGTCGCCAAAAGCAATACAGCGCGCTCGCCGTATCGCCAAGAACTTCCAAGCGGTCATCGATACGAATATTGCTCAACTCGGCAGGTCAGCGCGTAAGCAGAACCTGCAGAAGCTCGAATGCGATTTTAACCAACTGTTCACGATCGAATATGGGAACAAGGACGAATTTCTTAGACTCCTTTCCCGTTTCGACCTCCACTTCCATTCGCGTCGATTCGACTTCTATGCGGCACAGATATCGTACGCTGCCGCAGCTCATTTCATGTCTCACCACCCAAACTTCCAGCCGGGATTGCCGCCTCAATCGCTCGATAATGCGCTAAGGGGCTTGTTCGTCGCCGGTCTCTATTGCTACCGCATGCGCTTCGACGACTGGCTCGAGAAAGAACCGCATTTGGTCAATTCAACAACAGTGCAATACTCTCCCACGATGTCACAGCAAATACTTGATCGTTTCCCTTTTCTGGAGACAATACTAGGACTCGGAGTGGAGAAGCTGCGCTACTGGTTCGAGATGATGGCTAAGCCGGGGAACGTGTAA
- a CDS encoding uncharacterized protein (antiSMASH:Cluster_7), whose product MPTPSTNLRDICMSFGTRSRAATLNNPLPERLRKSNSGDMKDRNQAIIKSQTDLQVEAVQTTMSNVTLEPPSNKPQATGLNLPVELQLQVLSLLPARQIQCVRRVCKQLRDIIDLKENSSLVTSIQERERDRIASEFKHLFRETDDHRDFLNLLARFINHRGLAKRATDNFDTIKAFADYWAVLTTKADNHTIFGSKRKFAQHLAGCLVDLHISNHRADLYREHKYYGWTLAHGVYHHVPIASIISLFLSPSNFGSHYGITLQDLVDWIAAIISPTETIFNDMPAADEHLVGYDEAMGFSYEGGEDQDSCLTQQIIFRALRLPMAPKAVRENIGYHFRSNWKAYRMLESVKYGRLTELQKASLLEDVFPRVCQKGNSRAFWRYIAYF is encoded by the coding sequence ATGCCAACTCCTTCCACCAACCTGCGCGACATTTGCATGTCGTTTGGCACGCGCTCTCGCGCTGCTACTCTGAACAACCCCTTACCAGAAAGGTTAAGAAAGTCGAACAGCGGCGACATGAAGGATCGAAATCAGGCCATTATCAAGTCACAGACTGACCTTCAAGTCGAAGCTGTTCAAACTACGATGTCGAACGTTACTCTTGAGCCACCGAGCAACAAGCCGCAGGCTACTGGCCTGAACCTTCCAGTCGAACTACAACTCCAAGTCTTGTCCTTGCTTCCCGCACGCCAGATCCAATGTGTTCGTCGAGTATGCAAGCAGCTTCGAGATATCATTGATCTCAAGGAAAACTCATCGCTGGTGACGTCCATACAGGAGCGCGAGCGTGATCGGATCGCCTCTGAGTTCAAGCATCTCTTCAGGGAGACCGATGATCACCGAGACTTTCTGAATCTTTTGGCCAGATTCATCAACCATCGTGGACTGGCCAAACGTGCTACTGACAATTTCGACACCATCAAAGCCTTTGCAGACTACTGGGCCGTCCTTACCACCAAGGCAGACAACCACACAATCTTCGGAAGTAAGAGAAAATTCGCCCAGCATTTGGCTGGGTGCCTGGTTGACTTGCACATCAGCAATCATCGAGCGGACCTGTATCGCGAGCACAAGTACTATGGATGGACGCTAGCACATGGCGTGTATCACCATGTTCCAATCGCGAGCATCATTTCATTATTCCTTTCTCCAAGCAATTTCGGCTCACACTATGGTATCACCCTGCAGGACCTGGTCGACTGGATCGCTGCAATAATCTCACCAACCGAAACGATCTTCAATGATATGCCAGCGGCGGACGAGCATCTCGTTGGGTACGACGAGGCGATGGGATTCAGCTATGAGGGCGGTGAAGATCAAGACTCATGCTTAACGCAACAAATCATTTTCCGTGCGCTGAGGCTACCAATGGCCCCAAAAGCGGTGCGCGAAAACATTGGCTACCACTTTCGTTCAAATTGGAAAGCTTATAGGATGCTTGAGTCTGTCAAGTATGGGCGCTTGACCGAGTTGCAGAAGGCTTCGCTTCTGGAGGATGTCTTTCCTCGCGTGTGCCAAAAAGGTAATTCACGCGCATTCTGGAGATACATCGCATACTTTTAG